A genomic stretch from Camelus dromedarius isolate mCamDro1 chromosome 10, mCamDro1.pat, whole genome shotgun sequence includes:
- the ABCA2 gene encoding ATP-binding cassette sub-family A member 2 isoform X1, with amino-acid sequence MGFLHQLQLLLWKNVTLKRRSPWVLAFEIFIPLVLFFILLGLRQKKPTISVKEAFYTAAPLTSAGILPVMQSLCPDGQRDEFGFLQYANSTVTQLLERLSRVVEEGNLFDPARPSLGSELEALRRHLEALSSGPDAWESRLSRPSVSSFSLDSVARDPRELWRFLTQNLSLPNSTAQAFLVAQVDLPEVYRLVFGPSPALDVGSGLPRNQKPWSHKGSNPLFQMEELLLAPTLLEQLTCSPGSRELGRILTVPQGQQTALQGYRDTVCSGQAAARARRFSELAAELRNQLDVPKIAQQLDLDAPNGSASQQQPPPPRRLQALLEDLLDAQKVLQDVDVLSALALLLPQGACTGRTPVPPGGSPGGAANGTGAGAGVGPNTTAEEGTPSAAAPASGDTLQGQCSAFVQLWAGLQPILCGNNRTIEPEALRRGNMSSLGFTSKEQRNLGLLVHLMTSNPKILYAPAGSEADRVILKANETFALVGNVTHYAQLWLNISAEIRSYLEQGRLQQHLRWLQQYVTELRLHPEALSLSPEELPPALRQDNFSLPNGSVLLQQLDTIDNAACGWIQFMSKVSVDIFKGFPDEESIVNYTLNQAYQDNVTVFASVIFQTRKDGSLPPHVHYKIRQNSSFTEKTNEIRRAYWRPGPNTGGRFYFLYGFVWIQDMMERAIIDTFVGHDVVEPGNYVQMFPYPCYTRDDFLFVIEHMMPLCMVISWVYSVAMTIQHIVAEKEHRLKEVMKTMGLNNAVHWVAWFITGFVQLSISVTALTAILKYGQVLMHSHVLIIWLFLAVYAVATIMFCFLVSVLYSKAKLASACGGIIYFLSYVPYMYVAIREEVAHDKITAFEKCIASLMSTTAFGLGSKYFALYEVAGVGIQWHTFSQSPVEGDDFNLLLAVTMLMVDAAVYGVLTWYIEAVHPGMYGLPRPWYFPLQKSYWLGSGRAEAWEWSWPWARAPRLSVMEEDQACAMESRRLEETRGMEEEPTHLPLVVCVDKLTKVYKNDKKLALNKLSLNLYENQVVSFLGHNGAGKTTTMSILTGLFPPTSGSATIYGHDIRTEMDEIRKNLGMCPQHNVLFDRLTVEEHLWFYSRLKSMAQEEIRKEMDKMIEDLELSNKRHSLVQTLSGGMKRKLSVAIAFVGGSRAIILDEPTAGVDPYARRAIWDLILKYKPGRTILLSTHHMDEADLLGDRIAIISHGKLKCCGSPLFLKGAYGDGYRLTLVKQPAEPGDPQEPGLTASPPGRAQLSSCSEPQVSQFIRKHVASCLLVSDTSTELSYILPSEAAKKGAFERLFQHLERSLDELHLSSFGLMDSTLEEVFLKVSEEDQSLENSEADVKESRKDVLPGAEDSMSGEAHASNLAQSAELAQSQASLQSASSVGSARGDEGAGYTDVYGDYRPLFDNLQDPDNVSLQEAEAEALTRVGQGSRKLEGWWLKVRQFHGLLVKRFHCARRNSKALSSQILLPAFFVCVAMTVALSVPEIGDLPPLVLSPSQYHNYTQPRGNFIPYANEERQEDRLRLSPDASPQQLVSTFRLPSGVGATCVLKSPANGSLGPTLNLSSGESRLLAARFFDSMCLESFTQGLPLSNFVPPPPSPAPSDSPVSLDEDLLQAWNASLPPTSGPENWTSAPSLPHLVREPVRCTCSGQGTGFSCPGGVGGRPPQMRVVTGDILTDITGHNVSEYLLFTSDRFRLHRYGAITFGNVQKSIPASFGARAPAMVRKIAVRRAAQVFYNNKGYHSMPTYLNSLNNAILRANLPKSKGNPAAYGITVTNHPMNKTSASLSLDYLLQGTDVVIAIFIIVAMSFVPASFVVFLVAEKSTKAKHLQFVSGCNPVVYWLANYVWDMLNYLVPATCCVIILFVFDLPAYTSPTNFPAVLSLFLLYGWSITPIMYPASFWFEVPSSAYVFLIVINLFIGITATVATFLLQLFEHDKDLKVVNSYLKSCFLIFPNYNLGHGLMEMAYNEYINEYYAKIGQFDKMKSPFEWDIVTRGLVAMTVEGFVGFLLTIVCQYNFLRQPQRMPVSTKPVEDDVDVASERQRVLRGDADNDMVKIENLTKVYKSRKIGRILAVDRLCLGVRPGECFGLLGVNGAGKTSTFKMLTGDESTTGGEAFVNGHSVLKELLQVQQSLGYCPQFDALFDELTAREHLQLYTRLRGVPWKDEARVVTWALEKLELTKYADKPAGTYSGGNKRKLSTAIALIGYPAFIFLDEPTTGMDPKARRFLWNLILDLIKTGRSVVLTSHSMEECEALCTRLAIMVNGRLRCLGSIQHLKNRFGDGYMITVRTKSSQNVKDVVRFFNRNFPEAVLKERHHTKVQYQLKSEHISLAQVFSKMEQVAGVLGIQDYSVSQTTLDNVFVNFAKKQSDNLEQQETEPPSALQSPLGRLLSLLRPRPTPTELRALVADEPEDLDTEDEGLISFEEERAQLSFNTDTLC; translated from the exons ATGGGCTTCCTGCaccagctgcagctgctgctctggAAGAATGTGACGCTGAAGCGCCGGAGCCCG TGGGTCTTGGCTTTCGAGATTTTCATCCCTCTGGTCCTCTTCTTCATCCTCCTGGGGCTTCGGCAGAAGAAACCAACCATCTCTGTAAAGGAAG CCTTCTACACGGCAGCCCCCCTCACCTCCGCCGGCATCCTGCCCGTGATGCAGTCACTGTGCCCAGATGGCCAGCGGGATGAGTTTGGCTTCCTTCAGTATGCCAACTCCAC ggtcacacagctgctggAGCGCCTCAGCCGCGTGGTAGAGGAAGGCAACCTATTTGACCCGGCGAGGCCCAGCCTGGGCTCGGAGCTCGAGGCGCTGCGCCGGCACCTGGAGGCCCTCAGCTCGGGCCCGGACGCCTGGGAGAGCCGCTTGAGCAGACCTTCAG TGTCCTCCTTCTCTCTGGACTCGGTGGCCAGGGACCCGAGGGAGCTCTGGCGCTTCCTGACGCAGAACCTGTCGCTGCCTAACAGCACAGCCCAGGCTTTCCTGGTTGCCCAGGTGGACCTGCCCGAG GTCTATCGTCTGGTTTTTGGCCCTTCACCTGCCCTGGATGTGGGGTCAGGCCTCCCCAGGAATCAGAAGCCCTGGAGCCACAAGGGTAGCAACCCGCTATTCCAGATGGAG gagctGCTGTTGGCCCCCACCCTCCTGGAGCAGCTCACGTGCTCGCCTGGCTCCAGGGAGCTAGGCCGGATCCTCACTGTGCCCCAGGGTCAGCAGACAGCGCTGCAGGGCTACCGGGACACTGTCTGCAGTGGGCAGGCTGCAGCGCGTGCCCGGCGCTTTTCTGAGCTGGCTGCAGAGCTCCGGAACCAGCTGGATGTGCCCAAGATCGCCCAGCAG CTGGACCTGGATGCCCCCAACGGCTCCGCCTCCCAGCAGCAGCCACCACCCCCACGGCGGCTGCAGGCGCTGCTGGAGGACCTGCTGGATGCCCAGAAAGTTCTGCAGGACGTGGACGTCCTCTcggccctggccctgctgctgccTCAGGGCGCCTGCACCGGCCGGACTCCGGTGCCCCCAGGCGGCAGCCCTGGTGGGGCGGCCAATGGCACTGGGGCTGGGGCGGGCGTGGGCCCCAACACCACCGCGGAGGAGGGTACCCCGTCCGCTGCAGCCCCGGCCTCCGGGGACACTCTGCAGGGCCAGTGCTCTGCCTTCGTGCAGCTCTGGGCGGGCCTGCAGCCCATCCTGTGTGGCAACAACCG CACCATCGAGCCTGAGGCGCTGCGGAGGGGCAACATGAGCTCCCTGGGCTTCACGAGCAAGGAGCAGCGCAACCTGGGCCTCCTTGTGCACCTGATGACCAGCAACCCGAAGATCCTATACGCGCCAGCTGGCTCCGAAGCAGATCGTGTCATCCTCAAG GCCAATGAGACCTTTGCCCTTGTTGGCAATGTGACTCACTATGCCCAGCTCTGGCTCAACATCTCGGCGGAGATCCGCAGCTAcctggagcagggcaggctgCAGCAGCACCTGCGCTGGCTGCAGCAG TATGTGACAGAGCTGCGGCTGCACCCCGAAGCTCTGAGCCTGTCACCAGAGGAGCTGCCGCCTGCCCTGCGCCAGGACAACTTCTCGCTGCCCAACGGCTCGGTCCTCCTGCAGCAGCTGGACACCATCGACAATGCGGCCTGCGGCTGGATCCAGTTCATGTCCAAG gtgagCGTGGACATCTTCAAGGGTTTTCCTGACGAGGAGAGCATTGTCAACTACACCCTGAACCAGGCCTACCAGGACAACGTCACCGTGTTTGCCA GCGTGATCTTCCAGACCCGCAAGGACGGCTCCCTGCCGCCCCACGTGCACTACAAGATCCGCCAGAATTCCAGCTTCACCGAGAAAACCAACGAGATCCGCCGGGCCTACTGGCGGCCGGGGCCCAACACCGGCGGCCGCTTCTACTTCCTGTACGGCTTCGTCTGGATCCAGG ATATGATGGAGCGCGCCATCATCGACACCTTCGTGGGCCACGACGTGGTGGAGCCGGGCAACTATGTGCAGATGTTCCCGTATCCCTGCTACACGCGGGACGA ctttcTGTTCGTCATCGAGCACATGATGCCGCTCTGCATGGTGATTTCCTGGGTCTACTCTGTAGCCATGACCATCCAGCACATTGTGGCAGAGAAGGAGCACCGGCTGAAGGAG GTGATGAAGACCATGGGCCTGAACAACGCGGTGCACTGGGTGGCCTGGTTCATCACGGGCTTTGTGCAGCTCTCCATCTCGGTGACGGCGCTCACTGCCATCCTCAAGTATGGCCAGGTCCTCATGCACAGCCATGTGCTCATCATCTGGCTCTTCCTGGCCGTCTACGCTGTGGCCACCATCATGTTCTG cttCCTGGTGTCCGTGCTGTACTCCAAGGCCAAGCTGGCCTCGGCCTGCGGCGGCATCATCTACTTCCTGAGCTATGTGCCCTACATGTACGTGGCAATCCGCGAGGAGGTGGCCCACGATAAGATCACCGCCTTCGAGAAGTGCATCGCG TCCCTGATGTCCACGACGGCCTTTGGCCTGGGCTCCAAGTACTTCGCCCTGTACGAGGTGGCAGGCGTGGGCATTCAGTGGCACACGTTCAGCCAGTCACCTGTGGAAGGGGACGACTTCAACCTGCTCCTGGCTGTCACCATGCTGATGGTTGACGCAGCTGTCTATGGTGTGCTCACATGGTACATTGAGGCGGTGCACCCAG GCATGTACGGGCTGCCGCGGCCCTGGTACTTCCCGCTGCAAAAGTCCTACTGGCTGGGCAGCGGGCGGGCGGAGGCATGGGAGTGGAGCTGGCCGTGGGCTCGCGCCCCCCGCCTCAGCGTCATGGAAGAGGACCAGGCCTGCGCCATGGAGAGCCGGCGCTTGG AGGAGACTCGGGGCATGGAAGAGGAGCCCACCCACCTGCCGCTGGTGGTCTGCGTGGACAAGCTCACCAAGGTCTACAAGAATGACAAGAAGCTGGCCTTGAACAAGCTGAGCCTGAACCTCTACGAGAACCAGGTGGTGTCCTTCCTGGGCCACAACGGGGCCGGCAAGACCACCACCAT GTCCATCCTCACTGGCCTGTTCCCGCCGACGTCGGGCTCGGCCACCATCTACGGGCATGACATCCGCACGGAGATGGACGAGATCCGGAAGAACCTGGGCATGTGCCCTCAGCACAACGTGCTCTTCGACCGCCTCACGGTGGAGGAGCACCTCTGGTTCTACTCCAGGCTCAAGAGCATGGCCCAGGAGGAGATCCGCAAGGAGATGGACAA GATGATCGAAGACCTGGAGCTCTCCAACAAGAGGCACTCGCTGGTGCAGACACTGTCCGGTGGCATGAAGCGCAAGCTGTCTGTGGCCATCGCCTTCGTGGGCGGCTCCCGTGCCATCATCCTGGATGAGCCCACAGCCGGCGTGGACCCCTATGCGCGCCGCGCCATCTGGGACCTCATCCTGAAGTATAAGCCAG GGCGCACCATCCTCCTGTCCACCCACCACATGGACGAGGCCGACTTGCTTGGGGACCGCATCGCCATCATCTCCCACGGGAAGCTCAAGTGCTGCGGCTCCCCACTCTTTCTCAAGGGTGCCTACGGGGACGGCTACCGCCTCACGCTGGTCAAGCAGCCTGCCGAACCCGGGGACCCCCAAG AGCCGGGTCTGACAGCCAGCCCCCCAGGTCGGGCCCAGCTGAGCAGCTGCTCCGAGCCTCAGGTTTCCCAATTCATCCGCAAACACGTGGCCTCCTGCCTGCTGGTCTCGGACACGAGCACCGAGCTCTCCTACATCCTGCCCAGCGAGGCGGCCAAGAAGGGGGCCTTTGAGCGCCTCTTTCAG CACCTAGAGCGCAGTCTGGATGAACTGCACCTGAGCAGTTTTGGGCTGATGGACTCGACACTGGAGGAGGTGTTCCTTAAGGTGTCAGAGGAGGACCAGTCTCTGGAGAACAGTGAGGCAG ATGTGAAAGAGTCCAGGAAAGATGTGCTGCCTGGGGCTGAGGACTCGATGTCCGGGGAGGCTCACGCCAGCAACCTGGCCCAGAGCGCAGAGCTGGCCCAGTCACAGGCATCGCTGCAGTCCGCGTCCTCGGTGGGCTCTGCCCGCGGTGACGAGGGAGCCGGCTACACCGATGTGTATGGCGACTACCGTCCCCTCTTCGACAACTTGCAGGACCCTGACAATGTCAGCTTGCAAG AGGCCGAAGCGGAGGCCCTCACACGGGTCGGCCAGGGCAGCCGCAAGCTGGAGGGCTGGTGGCTGAAGGTGCGCCAGTTCCACGGGCTCTTGGTGAAGCGCTTCCACTGCGCCCGACGCAACTCCAAGGCGCTGTCCTCTCAGATCCTGCTCCCCGCCTTCTTTGTCTGCGTGGCTATGACTGTGGCTCTCTCTGTCCCAGAGATCG GTGACCTGCCCCCACTGGTGCTGTCACCCTCCCAGTACCACAACTACACCCAGCCCCGCGGCAACTTCATCCCCTATGCCAACGAGGAGCGCCAGGAGGACCG GTTGCGGCTGTCCCCTGATGCCAGCCCACAGCAGCTGGTGAGCACGTTCCGGCTGCCGTCGGGTGTGGGCGCCACCTGTGTGCTGAAGTCTCCAGCCAACGGCTCCCTGGGGCCCACACTGAACCTGAGCAGTGGCGAGTCGCGCCTGCTGGCCGCACGGTTCTTCGACAGCATGTGCCTGGAGTCCTTCACGCAGGGGCTGCCGCTGTCCAACTTCGTGCCACCCCCACCCTCGCCCGCACCTTCTGACTCCCCTGTGTCCTTGGACGAGGACCTGCTGCAGGCTTGGAACGCCTCCCTGCCACCCACCTCCGGGCCAG AGAACTGGACGTCCGCACCCTCCCTGCCACACCTGGTGCGGGAGCCTGTCCGCTGCACCTGCTCTGGGCAGGGCACTGGCTTCTCCTGCCCTGGTGGTGTGGGCGGACGCCCACCCCAGATGCGAGTGGTCACGGGCGACATCCTCACAGACATCACCGGCCACAACGTCTCTGAGTACCTACTCTTTACTTCTGACCGCTTCCGGCTGCACCG GTATGGGGCCATCACCTTTGGCAATGTCCAGAAGTCCATCCCAGCCTCGTTTGGCGCCCGGGCCCCAGCCATGGTGCGGAAGATCGCGGTGCGCCGAGCAGCCCAG GTTTTCTACAACAACAAGGGTTACCACAGCATGCCCACCTACCTCAACAGCCTCAACAACGCCATTCTGCGTGCCAATCTACCCAAGAGCAAGGGCAACCCTGCGGCCTATG GCATCACCGTCACCAACCACCCCATGAACAAGACGAGTGCCAGCCTCTCTCTGGATTACCT GCTGCAGGGCACAGATGTAGTCATCGCCATCTTCATCATCGTGGCCATGTCCTTCGTGCCGGCCAGCTTCGTGGTCTTTCTGGTGGCCGAGAAGTCCACCAAGGCCAAGCACCTGCAGTTCGTCAGCGGCTGCAATCCTGTCGTCTACTGGCTGGCCAACTACGTGTGGGACATG CTCAACTACCTGGTCCCGGCCACCTGCTGCGTCATCATCCTGTTCGTGTTTGACTTGCCGGCCTACACGTCGCCCACCAACTTCCCTGCTGTGCTGTCCCTCTTCCTGCTCTACGG CTGGTCCATCACCCCCATCATGTACCCGGCCTCCTTCTGGTTCGAGGTGCCCAGCTCAGCCTACGTGTTTCTCATTGTCATCAACCTCTTCATCGGCATCACGGCCACTGTGGCCACCTTCCTGCTGCAGCTCTTTGAGCATGACAAG GACCTGAAGGTTGTCAACAGTTACCTGAAAAGCTGCTTCCTCATCTTCCCCAACTACAACCTGGGCCACGGGCTCATGGAGATGGCCTACAACGAGTACATCAACGAGTACTACGCCAAGATCG GCCAGTTCGACAAGATGAAGTCCCCGTTCGAGTGGGACATTGTCACCAGGGGGTTGGTGGCCATGACAGTCGAGGGCTTCGTGGGCTTCCTCCTCACCATCGTGTGTCAGTATAACTTTCTGCGGCAGCCACA GCGCATGCCAGTGTCGACGAAGCCCGTGGAGGATGACGTGGACGTGGCCAGCGAGCGGCAGCGTGTGCTGCGGGGGGATGCTGACAACGACATGGTCAAAATTGAGAACCTGACCAAG GTGTACAAGTCGCGGAAGATCGGCCGCATCCTGGCAGTGGACCGCCTGTGTCTAGGTGTGCGTCCTGGCGAGTGCTTTGGCCTCCTGGGCGTCAATGGCGCGGGCAAGACCAGCACCTTCAAGATGTTGACGGGTGACGAGAGCACAACAGGGGGCGAGGCCTTCGTCAACGGGCACAG CGTGCTCAAGGAGCTGCTCCAGGTGCAGCAGAGCCTCGGGTACTGCCCACAGTTTGACGCCCTGTTTGACGAGCTCACGGCCCGGGAGCACCTGCAGCTGTACACGCGGCTCCGGGGTGTCCCCTGGAAGGACGAGGCCCGG GTGGTGACGTGGGCCCTGGAGAAGCTGGAGCTGACCAAGTATGCTGACAAGCCTGCCGGCACCTACAGCGGAGGCAACAAGCGCAAACTGTCCACAGCCATTGCCCTCATCGGGTACCCCGCCTTCATCTTCCTG GATGAGCCCACCACAGGCATGGACCCCAAGGCCCGGCGCTTCCTCTGGAACCTCATTTTGGACCTCATCAAGACGGGGCGCTCGGTGGTGCTGACGTCTCACAG CATGGAGGAGTGCGAGGCTCTGTGCACACGGCTGGCCATCATGGTGAATGGGCGCCTGCGCTGTCTGGGCAGCATCCAGCACCTGAAGAACCG GTTCGGGGACGGCTACATGATCACAGTGAGGACCAAGAGTAGCCAGAACGTGAAGGACGTGGTGCGGTTCTTCAACAGGAACTTCCCTGAGGCTGTGCTCAAG GAGCGGCACCACACGAAGGTGCAGTACCAGCTCAAGTCGGAGCACATCTCGCTGGCACAAGTGTTCAGCAAGATGGAGCAGGTGGCGGGCGTGCTGGGCATCCAGGACTACTCGGTCAGCCAGACCACCCTGGACAAC GTGTTCGTGAACTTTGCCAAGAAGCAGAGCGACAACCTAGAGCAGCAGGAGACAGAGCCGCCCTCAGCCCTGCAGTCCCCCCTGGGCCGCCTACTCAGCCTGCTCCGGCCCCGACCCACCCCCACCGAGCTGCGGGCACTCGTGGCTGATGAGCCCGAGGACCTGGACACGGAGGACGAGGGCCTCATTAGCTTCGAGGAGGAGCGG GCCCAGCTCTCCTTCAACACAGACACGCTCTGCTGA